The proteins below come from a single Candidatus Sysuiplasma jiujiangense genomic window:
- a CDS encoding transposase, with product MTGNIGNRGELVGNPAKFSDENAIRVLAGRDPEMEDAGQYHSVGLHISKWGIELLRTALYDSSLPAIRCNSACSDPYKWFKERGKHGSLWRVGVAVKLLWQATAVATKGEPFKIPERYLNSATDNQTA from the coding sequence ATGACAGGTAATATCGGCAACCGTGGAGAGCTGGTAGGGAATCCAGCCAAGTTCAGTGATGAGAATGCAATAAGGGTGTTAGCCGGCCGCGATCCCGAAATGGAAGATGCCGGCCAATACCATTCCGTCGGACTGCATATATCGAAGTGGGGAATCGAATTGCTGAGGACAGCACTCTACGACAGCTCGCTCCCTGCCATCAGATGCAATTCTGCCTGTTCAGATCCGTACAAATGGTTCAAAGAAAGAGGAAAGCACGGCAGTCTGTGGCGCGTTGGAGTTGCCGTCAAGCTTCTTTGGCAGGCAACTGCCGTCGCGACAAAGGGAGAACCATTCAAAATCCCTGAGAGATATTTGAATTCCGCAACAGACAATCAGACGGCATGA
- a CDS encoding glycoside hydrolase family 1 protein — MNGFPKGFRFGWSQSAFQSEMGNRLNVDSNTDWYKWVHDSSNIVAGRVSGDFPEDGPGYLEHFKDFHREAAFLGLDIARLSIEWSRLFPTGPLPKPVCRTDGDNILSIEIEKEQLQKLDMFVDKNALRRYTEIFRDLRSHDISLILNLYHWSLPIWLHDPLKVRDIGPEATPSGWLSKDIAGQFALYAAYAASKFDDFVLSYSTMNEPNVLYPKFPPGYFGGDISRRVEANLIEAHARAYDAIKSVSEKPVGIISGAPSYVPEKPEDQTAAQQACEERRWPFFDAVKFGRKGSIFRSDLKGRLDWIGLNYYTRCVVHKTNTGFSESDGYGRRCTKNSKSKAGLPTSDFGWEIYPEGLSEVLKSFWNRYSLPLWVSENGVADEKDNLRSYFIVSHLAQVLKSLEEGVDIRGYLHWTLVDNYEWADGFTMKFGLSSFNSKTCQLQRRQSSLVLKDIALAKDIGGRVEGFLNVPEKLVDE; from the coding sequence ATGAATGGATTTCCTAAAGGGTTCAGATTCGGCTGGTCACAATCTGCATTTCAGTCGGAGATGGGGAACAGGCTGAACGTAGACTCAAACACAGATTGGTACAAATGGGTGCATGACAGTAGTAATATAGTGGCTGGACGAGTCAGCGGGGATTTCCCTGAGGATGGACCGGGGTATCTAGAGCATTTCAAGGATTTCCACAGGGAAGCGGCATTTCTCGGTCTAGATATAGCAAGGCTTTCCATTGAGTGGTCAAGACTTTTTCCTACAGGACCTTTACCTAAACCTGTTTGCAGGACGGATGGAGATAATATATTATCTATTGAGATAGAGAAAGAACAATTACAGAAGCTCGACATGTTTGTTGACAAGAACGCATTGCGCAGGTACACAGAGATTTTCCGTGATCTCCGTTCGCATGACATATCTCTGATACTCAACCTTTATCACTGGAGCTTACCGATATGGCTCCACGATCCGCTCAAGGTAAGGGATATTGGCCCCGAGGCGACGCCTTCAGGCTGGCTTTCAAAGGATATTGCAGGGCAATTTGCACTCTACGCCGCATATGCAGCAAGCAAATTTGACGATTTCGTCCTTTCATACTCCACTATGAATGAACCGAACGTGCTTTATCCAAAGTTCCCGCCAGGTTACTTTGGTGGTGACATTTCGAGAAGGGTAGAGGCAAACCTTATAGAGGCACATGCGAGGGCATATGATGCGATCAAGTCAGTTTCTGAAAAGCCGGTGGGTATAATATCCGGAGCACCGTCCTATGTGCCGGAGAAGCCAGAGGATCAAACAGCGGCACAACAGGCTTGTGAAGAGCGAAGATGGCCATTCTTCGATGCAGTCAAATTCGGCCGGAAGGGTAGTATCTTCAGAAGTGACCTGAAGGGAAGGCTTGACTGGATCGGACTGAACTATTACACCAGGTGCGTTGTTCACAAGACTAACACAGGCTTCTCTGAATCGGATGGCTATGGGAGGAGATGCACAAAAAACTCAAAGAGCAAGGCTGGTCTACCCACTTCGGACTTCGGTTGGGAAATTTATCCTGAAGGGCTGTCGGAAGTTTTGAAATCGTTCTGGAATAGATACTCTCTGCCTCTTTGGGTTTCAGAAAATGGTGTCGCAGACGAAAAGGACAACCTGAGATCTTATTTCATCGTTTCCCATCTTGCCCAAGTCTTGAAGTCATTGGAGGAAGGGGTGGATATTAGAGGTTATCTTCACTGGACCTTGGTCGACAATTACGAATGGGCTGACGGTTTTACCATGAAATTCGGCCTTTCATCATTCAATAGCAAGACATGCCAGCTTCAGCGAAGACAAAGCAGCCTGGTGCTAAAAGATATTGCTTTGGCAAAGGACATTGGTGGCAGGGTTGAGGGTTTCCTTAATGTGCCTGAAAAGCTAGTCGATGAATAA